A region from the Pelobates fuscus isolate aPelFus1 chromosome 1, aPelFus1.pri, whole genome shotgun sequence genome encodes:
- the NRIP1 gene encoding nuclear receptor-interacting protein 1, with protein sequence MTHGEELSSEMQQDSIVLTYLEGLLMHQAAGGSGTAVDKHSVGHAKDDDNLKISGNVFSNSKNNAPVNSLGQGSGMLHLKKARLLQSSEDWNAAKRRRLSASVVGINGNNDALLAGMVENVPKGKQDSTLLASLLQSFSSRLQSVALSQQIKQSLKDQGFSISQEPVHEEKDSRCYGAASNHLKTLLNKSKVKDKIIDNNLTGLLKKSHQENYVKPTLSGQNGSKGTVEPISCAARLQAVANMVVKRSSPTASPKPSVACSQLALLLSSEAHLQQYSREHALKAQSASQLASERLAAMARLKESSESDLHRFQLSTNLPAKVSSPVRPMSNGIGNVGNVSPFPNQLGVPSSPLKTAGFKTHTERNHVKQSPNNSLLLHLLKSQNAPSVSTSHLHSDKYSFEESATPTTTDDFSDNNPSFTEDETSDDESTHSNCVPIDLSFKNRVDKPVALTPASIDNLTESLLHNWDPKVEGIDLGREKDTSMDTTLKPYQKVTLLQLLLGHKIDESQESIVDARGTAKAADLTKFNLQGHSHVSENTSIHKYPQVSSPLNTLPLHNAAKADSPVNLTHQPFPIKPNFTSYISNLQTERLVNPASKHLIELTRNKVFQPPVPVVSNNTQSNDSFSASKLLQNLAQCGMQTAAPEERLQKPLHSSNGTTVGLVERLDSPHDTKPSSSFEEVRTFNSPSTPVDSGFPSSEIENLLERRTVLQLLLGTTNKGKNEKVQKTVIKNECQQGHVEKIVSEQIVSFKIKTEPDDVSNAQHLRETGVPSPTWPSSLHKTARSSPEESKPQHLSPHDFNGSRNGLLSRLLQQNHDGYDTNDLDISRHEIKQTESKIPSVVPKKRKMHQNEPLESQVKLARIVSPDSSNRQFCSTKSFCTPFFLQEDMNGNKSEYEHRGTMGQSSYNESKNVSWSRENKGFNVLKQLLLSENCVRDLSQHRTHTSAEELMRPTRSNLAGNSDFLAPSLNVLMGKHSQTNSLDQITFPYPSSLNNSHHTPQETSGNNISMASSGPVNTSPVPNDKGPIKWVITGMEKNEFGKDYPRLTKTNPILYYMLQKGAHSAANQDLRDRNIWTESLLAKSNELTLKRESVNGGITSSSSIGLTKPSNHAANKSFHNSNGSKYGLFDMLAIKNEPE encoded by the coding sequence ATGACTCATGGAGAAGAGCTTAGCTCTGAGATGCAACAGGATTCCATTGTTTTAACTTATCTCGAAGGATTACTAATGCATCAAGCAGCAGGTGGATCTGGGACTGCAGTTGACAAACATTCGGTTGGCCATGCAAAAGATGATGATAACTTAAAGATTTCAGGAAATGTATTTTCTAACTCTAAGAATAATGCACCAGTTAACAGTCTGGGTCAGGGATCTGGTATGTTACATCTCAAAAAAGCAAGGCTACTGCAATCCTCTGAAGACTGGAATGCAGCAAAACGGAGAAGATTGTCTGCATCTGTGGTTGGTATAAATGGAAACAATGATGCTTTATTGGCTGGCATGGTGGAAAATGTGCCCAAGGGGAAGCAAGATAGTACCTTGCTGGCTTCTTTGCTGCAGTCATTCAGCTCTAGGTTGCAAAGTGTTGCCCTTTCACAACAGATTAAACAAAGTCTTAAAGACCAAGGGTTTTCCATCAGCCAAGAACCTGTGCACGAGGAAAAAGATAGCAGATGTTATGGTGCTGCATCCAATCATTTAAAGACCctattaaataaaagtaaagtaaaagataaaataatCGACAATAATTTAACTGGTTTACTTAAAAAGTCACATCAGGAGAATTATGTTAAACCTACTCTTTCAGGGCAAAATGGTTCAAAAGGAACAGTGGAACCAATTTCATGTGCAGCAAGACTTCAAGCTGTTGCAAATATGGTTGTGAAAAGATCTAGCCCCACTGCATCACCTAAACCAAGTGTAGCTTGTAGTCAGTTGGCGTTGCTTCTTTCTAGTGAAGCTCACCTGCAGCAATACTCAAGAGAACATGCTCTCAAGGCACAGAGCGCAAGTCAACTGGCAAGTGAACGACTTGCTGCCATGGCAAGATTGAAAGAGAGTTCGGAGAGTGACCTTCATCGTTTCCAGTTGTCAACTAATTTGCCAGCCAAAGTCAGCAGTCCAGTTAGACCTATGTCAAATGGAATTGGTAACGTTGGAAATGTTTCTCCTTTCCCAAATCAACTGGGTGTGCCAAGTTCTCCTCTCAAGACAGCAGGTTTTAAAACCCATACAGAGAGAAACCATGTGAAACAATCACCAAATAACAGTTTGCTTCTACACcttcttaaaagccagaatgccCCAAGTGTAAGCACAAGTCATTTACACAGTGATAAGTATTCTTTTGAAGAAAGTGCCACCCCAACAACTACAGATGATTTTTCAGACAACAATCCTAGTTTTACAGAGGATGAAACTAGTGATGATGAAAGCACTCATTCAAACTGTGTGCCTATAGATTTGTCCTTTAAAAACAGAGTAGATAAGCCGGTGGCATTAACTCCTGCATCTATAGACAATTTAACAGAATCTCTGCTTCATAACTGGGATCCAAAAGTTGAAGGAATTGATCTCGGCAGAGAAAAAGACACGTCCATGGATACCACATTAAAGCCATATCAGAAAGTAACATTATTACAATTGCTGTTAGGCCATAAGATTGATGAAAGTCAAGAATCAATTGTAGATGCACGGGGAACAGCAAAAGCTGCTGACCTGACAAAATTCAATTTGCAAGGGCACAGCCATGTTTCAGAGAACACAAGTATCCACAAGTATCCACAAGTATCTTCTCCACTTAATACATTACCTTTGCACAATGCTGCCAAAGCAGATTCTCCTGTAAATCTGACTCACCAGCCCTTTCCAATTAAACCCAATTTTACGTCTTACATTAGCAACCTTCAAACAGAGAGACTTGTGAATCCAGCATCAAAACATTTGATAGAGCTTACTAGAAACAAAGTATTCCAACCACCTGTCCCAGTAGTAAGTAACAATACACAAAGTAATGATTCTTTCAGCGCAAGTAAGCTTCTTCAAAATTTAGCTCAATGTGGAATGCAGACAGCTGCACCCGAAGAACGACTGCAAAAACCATTACATTCTAGTAATGGTACAACAGTTGGGTTAGTTGAACGATTGGATAGCCCGCATGATACAAAGCCATCAAGCTCTTTTGAAGAAGTCAGAACTTTCAACAGCCCATCTACTCCTGTTGATTCAGGATTTCCAAGCTCTGAAATAGAAAATCTCCTAGAAAGACGGACAGTTCTTCAGCTTCTTCTTGGCACAACTAAcaaaggaaaaaatgaaaaagtccAAAAAACTGTCATTAAAAATGAATGCCAACAGGGGCATGTAGAAAAGATAGTAAGTGAGCAAATTGtatcttttaaaattaaaactgaaCCAGATGATGTCTCCAATGCACAACATTTGAGAGAAACAGGAGTGCCAAGTCCGACTTGGCCCTCATCTCTTCACAAAACTGCCCGATCATCTCCAGAGGAGTCAAAGCCCCAACACCTTTCTCCACATGACTTTAATGGTTCAAGGAATGGTCTTCTCAGTCGTTTGTTGCAGCAGAACCATGATGGATATGACACAAACGATTTGGATATAAGCAGACATGAAATTAAGCAAACAGAATCAAAAATTCCCAGTGTTGttccaaaaaagagaaaaatgcacCAAAATGAGCCTTTAGAAAGCCAAGTAAAATTAGCTAGAATTGTTTCTCCAGACAGTAGTAATAGGCAATTCTGCAGTACAAaatctttctgtaccccattttttCTGCAAGAAGATATGAACGGCAACAAATCTGAATACGAACATAGGGGCACCATGGGTCAAAGTTCATATAATGAAAGTAAAAATGTAAGTTGGTCAAGAGAGAATAAAGGATTCAATGTGCTGAAACAACTCTTACTTTCAGAAAATTGTGTCAGAGACTTGTCTCAGCACAGGACCCATACCTCTGCTGAAGAGTTGATGAGGCCCACCAGAAGTAACTTGGCAGGGAATTCTGACTTTTTAGCTCCTTCTTTAAATGTGTTAATGGGAAAACATTCTCAAACAAATAGTTTAGATCAAATTACCTTTCCATACCCATCTTCCTTAAATAATTCTCATCATACCCCTCAAGAGACTTCAGGAAATAACATTTCTATGGCCAGTTCTGGACCTGTTAATACAAGCCCTGTGCCTAATGATAAAGGGCCTATCAAATGGGTTATCACAGGTATGGAAAAGAATGAGTTTGGAAAAGATTACCCAAGACTGACAAAAACAAATCCAATATTGTACTACATGCTTCAAAAGGGGGCACATTCTGCTGCTAACCAAGACTTACGAGATAGGAACATTTGGACAGAGTCTTTGTTGGCGAAATCAAATGAGTTGACATTAAAAAGAGAATCAGTCAATGGTGGGATTACCAGCTCCAGTAGTATTGGTTTGACAAAACCTTCCAATCATGCAGCAAATAAGTCTTTTCATAATTCCAATGGCAGCAAGTATGGGCTTTTCGATATGTTAGCCATTAAAAACGAGCCTGAATAA